In the genome of Oligoflexus sp., the window GATCCGAACCATATGCAGTCCGCTCCTGCCTTTCAGGGCACGGCAGCTGCGGACTCTGGCAGATCCTTGGCAGGTGCCGGCTTGGATTTGGGGGCTTTTTCTGGGGTTTCCCTATCCAGTTTAGCGGATGCGGTCCTTTGTTGGTCAATGGATTTTTTCGCAGAATCTGCTGAAGCGCCCTTGCTGGAAGCCTCATCAGACTTTCCTGGCAGCTTGAGCTTGCCCTCGGCCATCATGCGGTCCAAATCCTCGGCGGCGCTCCTGTTATTCAAGGCCTGTGCGTTTTGTGACTTGGCATTTACTTGGCCTTCAGGTTCTCCAGCGGGATTCGCGAGGCCGGACATTGCTTTCATCATGGCTGCCGGGCTGCCAGGTGCTGCAGCGGCTGGAGCCTCGGCTTCAGCAGGAGCTGGTGCGGCTGCGATCGGAGCATCAGCCATGTTCGCATCATAGCCGTTCAAGCCCACCGATTTGATCTGATCGAATTTGATTTTACCGAATTCGGAGAAGAGTCCACCGTCCTTGCTGTTGATATCAATGCCGGTGACTTTCACGCGGCTTGTCAGATTCACAGGCACAGGCTTGCCATCGAGATTCCGCGCGGTCATGTTCAGGGTATAGGTTCCATCGGGAATGGCCTTGCCGTCGGTGGTCTTGCCGTCCCACTTCAGTTGATGCGTCCCGGCATTCACGGGGCCGAGATCGATCTGATGCACGAGGATGCCCGAGCTGTTGCGAACCTCGAGCACGGACTGGGCGGCATCGTTTTCGACCTTGTATTCGGTCGGTGTGGGCTTGCCCTCGGTGATGCGCGTGCGGCCGCCATCGACGATGACGTCGCGACCGA includes:
- a CDS encoding flagellar hook assembly protein FlgD, which encodes MSTASVQNMIAPPVARNNMQDFSQAQVEDPRAPVESPKDKTDFRTLITNSMDEVIKERKAKENGDLSSAKTDAEFLEKLSDQTKEKRVPKNELGKDDFLKLFVTQLQNQNPLNPEADTEMAAKLAQFNGLEQMLNVNKSLEKMLAEQNTTRNLQLVNYVGRDVIVDGGRTRITEGKPTPTEYKVENDAAQSVLEVRNSSGILVHQIDLGPVNAGTHQLKWDGKTTDGKAIPDGTYTLNMTARNLDGKPVPVNLTSRVKVTGIDINSKDGGLFSEFGKIKFDQIKSVGLNGYDANMADAPIAAAPAPAEAEAPAAAAPGSPAAMMKAMSGLANPAGEPEGQVNAKSQNAQALNNRSAAEDLDRMMAEGKLKLPGKSDEASSKGASADSAKKSIDQQRTASAKLDRETPEKAPKSKPAPAKDLPESAAAVP